In bacterium, a single genomic region encodes these proteins:
- a CDS encoding HDIG domain-containing metalloprotein — translation MSGLKNATRSSSRPPENGALPRGRSWRLLALSLGSGAVFAVLFYLWGRELFPRAAGRWGGTFPFVGAVALTLAVALFLSEWFGFAGREVRKVRLAARDFLFLCSLALLLFFAAKAVIDLLAEVPALGHGVPTRVFAYLIPLPAFAMVVRVLINSETSILFTVAASVLSAAAASGSWPALLFLLLSGTAGAARARRVPDRYRMLMVGAQTAPVCALAAATLEFSFHGGGGVLWAGIFGAVNGLLSGPIALAVMPVAESAFGYASDIRLMELSGTGQPLLSRLMMETPGTFHHSVMVGTLAEAGALAIGANPVLCRVAALYHDIGKLGKPQYFSENQAGTANVHDAMSPELSCAVILSHVKEGVRLAGEFRLGDRITEIIAQHHGTSLLYCFLDKARPMILDRKASEEMFRYPGPKPKTREAAIIMLADAAEAAVRSLDHPAPQEVDGTVTGIVNRVYLDGQLDECDLTLRDLHAVGRAISQVLAAVAHARVDYPESGKGAV, via the coding sequence ATGAGCGGTTTGAAAAACGCGACCAGGAGCAGTAGCCGCCCGCCGGAGAACGGGGCGTTGCCGCGGGGCCGTTCCTGGAGGCTTCTTGCGCTGAGTCTCGGCTCGGGCGCCGTATTCGCGGTCCTCTTCTATCTTTGGGGGCGGGAACTCTTCCCGAGGGCGGCGGGTCGATGGGGGGGGACCTTCCCCTTCGTCGGCGCGGTCGCCCTCACGCTGGCCGTGGCCCTCTTCCTCTCGGAATGGTTCGGTTTTGCCGGGCGCGAGGTCCGAAAGGTCCGGCTGGCGGCCCGCGACTTCCTTTTCCTCTGTTCCCTCGCCCTCCTCCTGTTCTTCGCGGCGAAGGCGGTGATCGACCTGCTGGCCGAGGTCCCGGCGCTCGGGCACGGCGTCCCGACGCGGGTGTTCGCCTACCTGATCCCGCTCCCCGCGTTCGCGATGGTGGTCCGGGTCCTCATCAACTCCGAGACGTCGATCCTCTTCACGGTCGCCGCGTCGGTCCTCTCGGCCGCCGCCGCCTCGGGGAGCTGGCCCGCGCTGCTGTTCCTCCTCCTGTCCGGGACCGCAGGCGCCGCCCGCGCGCGCCGGGTGCCGGACCGCTACCGGATGCTGATGGTCGGCGCGCAGACCGCGCCCGTGTGCGCTCTCGCCGCCGCGACCCTCGAGTTCTCCTTCCACGGCGGCGGTGGAGTGTTGTGGGCCGGGATCTTCGGCGCCGTCAACGGCCTCCTGTCCGGGCCGATCGCCCTCGCGGTCATGCCGGTGGCGGAGTCCGCCTTCGGCTACGCGAGCGACATCCGCCTCATGGAACTGTCCGGCACCGGGCAACCGCTCCTCTCCCGCCTGATGATGGAAACGCCCGGGACGTTCCATCACAGCGTGATGGTCGGGACGCTGGCGGAGGCCGGCGCGCTCGCCATCGGCGCCAACCCGGTGCTTTGCCGCGTCGCCGCCCTGTACCACGACATCGGGAAGCTCGGGAAGCCCCAATACTTTTCCGAGAACCAGGCGGGCACGGCGAACGTTCACGACGCCATGTCACCGGAGCTCTCCTGCGCGGTCATCCTGTCCCACGTGAAGGAAGGGGTCCGCCTGGCGGGAGAGTTCCGGCTGGGGGACCGGATCACGGAGATCATCGCGCAGCACCACGGGACGAGCCTGCTCTACTGCTTCCTCGACAAGGCGAGGCCGATGATCCTGGATCGGAAGGCGTCCGAGGAGATGTTCCGCTACCCGGGGCCGAAGCCGAAGACGCGGGAGGCGGCGATCATCATGCTGGCCGACGCGGCCGAAGCGGCGGTGAGGAGCCTCGACCACCCCGCGCCGCAGGAGGTGGACGGGACCGTCACGGGGATCGTCAACCGGGTCTACCTCGACGGTCAACTGGACGAGTGCGACCTGACGCTGCGCGACCTGCACGCCGTCGGCCGCGCCATCAGCCAGGTCCTCGCCGCCGTCGCCCACGCCCGCGTCGATTACCCCGAATCGGGCAAGGGCGCCGTATGA
- a CDS encoding PhoH family protein codes for MGRFLLMRETGAVNDAREETIRFEDGSVLRELFGGNDVHLRALERALGVTIRPGGNEARIAGDAIPVELAGKVLSGLYRVLRRGIPVTGNDVEAAVRIVSADRNADVAVVFEDVVFKSSRNRTITPKSIAQKRYLDAIREFDIVFGVGPAGTGKTFLAMAMAVGCLLRKEVKRIVLVRPAVEAGERLGFLPGDMAEKVNPYLRPLHDALYTMLEFEQAAKLMERGTIEVAPLAFMRGRTLNDSFVILDEAQNTTSEQMKMFLTRIGFGSRAVITGDVTQTDLPSGKVSGLNEAIAILDGVAGIRFCRFTDIDVVRHPIVQEIIKAYERFEKRDQEQ; via the coding sequence GTGGGTCGATTTCTTCTGATGCGGGAGACGGGCGCGGTGAACGACGCGAGGGAAGAAACGATCCGGTTCGAGGATGGTTCCGTCCTGCGGGAACTCTTCGGAGGGAACGACGTGCACCTGAGGGCCCTCGAACGGGCGCTGGGCGTGACGATCCGGCCCGGGGGCAACGAGGCGCGCATCGCGGGAGACGCGATCCCGGTGGAGTTGGCGGGGAAGGTCCTTTCCGGCCTGTACCGGGTGCTGCGACGCGGCATCCCGGTCACCGGGAACGACGTCGAGGCGGCGGTCCGGATCGTGTCCGCGGACCGGAACGCGGACGTGGCCGTGGTGTTCGAGGACGTGGTGTTCAAGTCATCGCGGAACCGGACGATCACCCCGAAGAGCATCGCCCAGAAGCGGTACCTCGACGCCATCCGGGAGTTCGACATCGTCTTCGGCGTGGGCCCCGCCGGGACGGGGAAAACGTTCCTCGCGATGGCGATGGCGGTCGGGTGCCTCCTGCGCAAGGAGGTGAAGAGGATCGTCCTGGTCCGGCCCGCGGTGGAGGCGGGGGAGCGGCTCGGCTTCCTCCCCGGGGACATGGCGGAAAAGGTGAATCCGTACCTGCGCCCCCTGCACGACGCGCTTTATACCATGCTCGAATTCGAACAGGCGGCGAAGCTCATGGAGCGGGGGACGATCGAGGTGGCCCCGCTGGCTTTCATGAGGGGCCGTACCCTGAACGACTCTTTCGTCATCCTCGACGAGGCGCAGAACACGACCTCCGAGCAGATGAAGATGTTCCTCACCCGCATCGGCTTCGGTTCCCGGGCGGTGATCACGGGGGACGTGACGCAGACGGATCTCCCGTCGGGGAAGGTATCGGGGCTGAACGAGGCGATCGCCATCCTCGACGGGGTGGCGGGGATCCGGTTCTGCCGGTTCACCGACATCGACGTCGTCCGGCACCCCATCGTCCAGGAGATCATCAAGGCGTATGAGCGGTTTGAAAAACGCGACCAGGAGCAGTAG
- a CDS encoding DUF4388 domain-containing protein — protein MKGKIADFGIPDIFQLVSSQAKSGSLAISGKDRETIFLFSGGKIVDVQPDRRESKSLLGTMLRDAGYLTDSELKRFLSSQGTDGKKIGEILVEKGKVSKEVVGRYVVLQVKECLFDVLTLHEGEYRFEGFAVRPAAGGTEPIRTDVLLMEGMQFLDEYPRYRGIFPSGDFRVVRKRGERVDPYAFSEEERILWKALDFSDDPERVYRKACLTGFEGVKGLAALLQRGLIEVLATQPGDRVDPARLLRDEIASRRRFDTVRTALWGAAAAVAAAWIYSGLLSRTAFRTFTAWVDFF, from the coding sequence ATGAAGGGGAAGATCGCCGATTTCGGCATCCCGGATATTTTCCAGCTCGTCTCCTCCCAAGCCAAGAGCGGTTCCCTCGCCATCTCCGGGAAGGATCGCGAGACGATCTTTCTCTTCTCCGGGGGGAAGATCGTTGACGTCCAGCCGGACCGCCGGGAATCGAAATCCCTGCTCGGCACGATGCTCAGGGACGCGGGATACCTGACGGACTCCGAGCTCAAGAGGTTCCTTTCCTCCCAGGGGACGGATGGGAAGAAGATCGGCGAAATCCTGGTCGAGAAGGGAAAGGTCTCGAAGGAGGTCGTTGGCCGATACGTCGTCCTGCAGGTCAAGGAATGCCTCTTCGATGTTCTCACGCTCCACGAAGGGGAGTATCGGTTCGAGGGGTTTGCCGTGCGTCCGGCCGCGGGGGGAACGGAACCGATTCGTACGGATGTCCTCCTGATGGAAGGGATGCAATTTCTCGATGAATACCCCAGATATCGCGGAATATTTCCTTCCGGAGATTTTCGTGTGGTGCGGAAGAGGGGGGAGCGCGTCGATCCGTATGCCTTCTCCGAGGAGGAAAGGATCCTGTGGAAAGCCCTCGACTTCTCCGATGACCCCGAGCGCGTCTACCGGAAGGCGTGCCTCACGGGATTCGAGGGGGTCAAGGGGCTGGCCGCTCTCCTCCAGCGGGGGCTGATCGAGGTCTTGGCGACGCAGCCCGGGGATCGAGTCGATCCCGCCCGGCTCCTGCGCGACGAGATCGCATCCCGGCGACGGTTCGACACGGTCCGTACGGCGCTGTGGGGTGCGGCTGCGGCGGTGGCCGCCGCGTGGATCTATAGTGGGCTCCTTTCCCGGACGGCCTTCCGGACCTTCACGGCGTGGGTCGATTTCTTCTGA
- a CDS encoding tetratricopeptide repeat protein translates to MQAVRVVEAAGPGKGEALEREVRALRRVMFDYAILSMNSVPDRIFDRATREGWKSRAYESLRAVSRVAPLSVPLWAWLARQDAARFRLEEFLSDVDGLSGALRQYGPGLLGYAVWIVLFASASACWFAVWASLNLLLRARPALTSDVARLFKGFPRPEIIASVIVLAGFVAPVVCGVGIAAAAVFWIALSTAYLRRGEIVIGWTAILLLFGVYLCGGFLEEIHPIAGKARQGGWLGGEGYYSRDGSDSEDVELGMMIGPNWERMARFARARGEMQGGDLPTAEKLWTGLIEEGGDLADAYNNRGIVRIRLGKTAEGLADFEAAVSLSPAGGRAQWNAYQLYLQEFRLDQAARIQPVAWAGIRALAPFDYRAEEMTHGELVASPLRVEDVWRNLFTVREEWLRKARESAFHAMFFRPVPGGWVPGFLAAVLAWAALWKVLSRKIWTNSVCRSCGTGTLIVGNREATDICNACRAQVGRGIRSGEERELRGLNILLHRRYVRACTVLFPGAGALWAGKELRTMLYGILLSLSAGLFTVSWSAGRLAGGLIGDMQTDVWRAALGAIAVLWIFGAVWGWRSFETLQLNHNVAGERL, encoded by the coding sequence ATGCAGGCGGTCCGCGTGGTCGAGGCGGCCGGTCCCGGGAAGGGGGAGGCGCTGGAGCGGGAGGTCCGCGCCCTTCGACGCGTGATGTTCGACTACGCGATCCTTTCCATGAACTCCGTTCCGGACCGGATCTTCGACCGCGCGACCCGGGAAGGGTGGAAAAGCCGGGCGTACGAGTCCCTGCGCGCGGTGTCGCGCGTGGCGCCGCTTTCCGTACCTCTCTGGGCCTGGCTTGCCCGCCAGGACGCGGCGCGGTTCCGGCTCGAGGAGTTCCTCTCGGACGTCGACGGGTTGTCGGGAGCGCTTCGCCAGTACGGTCCGGGGCTGCTGGGGTACGCCGTGTGGATCGTTCTGTTCGCCTCCGCCTCCGCATGCTGGTTCGCCGTCTGGGCATCGCTCAATCTTCTCCTGCGGGCGCGCCCCGCCCTGACGTCCGACGTCGCCCGTCTCTTCAAGGGATTCCCCCGCCCGGAGATCATCGCCTCCGTGATCGTCCTCGCCGGTTTTGTCGCCCCGGTCGTCTGCGGGGTCGGGATTGCCGCCGCCGCGGTGTTCTGGATCGCGCTCTCGACCGCGTACCTGCGGCGGGGCGAAATCGTGATCGGGTGGACGGCGATCCTGCTGCTGTTCGGCGTATACCTTTGCGGCGGTTTCCTCGAAGAGATTCACCCGATCGCGGGAAAGGCGCGGCAGGGAGGATGGCTTGGGGGGGAGGGCTACTACTCCCGGGACGGGTCGGACTCCGAAGATGTCGAGCTGGGCATGATGATCGGGCCGAATTGGGAGCGCATGGCGCGGTTCGCCCGCGCCCGGGGCGAGATGCAGGGGGGAGACCTGCCGACGGCGGAGAAGCTCTGGACCGGCCTGATCGAAGAGGGAGGGGATCTCGCCGACGCGTACAACAACCGGGGGATCGTCCGGATCCGCCTCGGGAAGACGGCGGAAGGGCTGGCCGATTTCGAAGCCGCGGTTTCGCTCAGTCCGGCAGGCGGTCGTGCCCAATGGAACGCCTACCAGCTCTACCTGCAGGAGTTCCGCCTGGACCAGGCCGCCCGGATCCAGCCGGTCGCCTGGGCCGGAATCCGCGCACTCGCCCCCTTCGACTACCGTGCCGAAGAGATGACCCACGGCGAGCTGGTCGCCTCGCCGCTGCGGGTCGAAGACGTGTGGAGGAACCTTTTCACCGTGCGGGAGGAGTGGCTGCGGAAGGCCCGGGAGAGCGCGTTCCACGCCATGTTCTTCCGCCCCGTTCCCGGGGGATGGGTTCCGGGATTCCTGGCGGCCGTGTTGGCCTGGGCGGCCCTTTGGAAAGTACTCTCCAGGAAGATCTGGACGAACAGCGTATGCCGTTCGTGCGGCACCGGCACGTTGATCGTCGGGAACCGCGAGGCCACCGATATCTGCAACGCGTGCCGCGCGCAGGTCGGCCGGGGAATCCGAAGCGGGGAGGAGCGCGAACTGCGGGGGTTGAACATCCTGCTGCACCGCCGATATGTCCGCGCCTGCACCGTCCTGTTCCCGGGGGCGGGAGCCCTCTGGGCGGGGAAAGAGCTCCGGACCATGCTGTACGGCATCCTCCTCTCCCTGTCCGCGGGCCTGTTCACCGTCTCGTGGAGCGCCGGCAGGCTGGCGGGCGGCCTGATCGGCGACATGCAGACCGATGTCTGGAGGGCGGCGCTGGGGGCGATCGCGGTCCTGTGGATATTCGGGGCCGTCTGGGGATGGCGCTCGTTCGAGACCCTCCAGTTGAACCACAACGTCGCCGGGGAAAGGTTGTAG
- the mazG gene encoding nucleoside triphosphate pyrophosphohydrolase, producing MDDFRKLVGIMARLRAEGGCEWDRAQTHETLRQYLVEETHEVIDAIRGGDPDSLCEELGDLLLQILFHAQIASENGQFDINDVITSISEKMVRRHPHVFGDATADTPEAVSRQWDHIKKTIENRSHESIIGGIPKEFPSLLRAAKMSKKAARAGFDWERTEQVMQKVEDELSELKEAMEEGDPAHTEHELGDVLFSLVNLARFLGLNAEVAMVSVNERFERRFREMEKIAAETGCSIENADMPTLDRLWEMAKKSTP from the coding sequence GTGGACGATTTCCGAAAACTTGTCGGGATCATGGCCCGCCTCCGGGCGGAGGGCGGCTGCGAGTGGGACCGCGCCCAGACCCACGAGACGCTTCGCCAATATCTCGTGGAGGAGACGCACGAGGTGATCGACGCGATCCGTGGCGGGGACCCGGATTCGTTGTGCGAGGAACTGGGCGACCTTCTCCTGCAGATCCTCTTCCACGCACAGATCGCTTCCGAAAACGGGCAGTTCGACATAAACGACGTGATCACCTCCATTTCGGAAAAAATGGTCCGACGGCACCCGCACGTCTTCGGCGACGCGACCGCCGACACGCCGGAGGCGGTGTCCCGACAATGGGATCACATCAAGAAGACGATCGAAAACCGTTCTCATGAATCGATCATCGGCGGAATTCCGAAAGAGTTCCCCTCCCTTCTCCGTGCGGCGAAGATGTCGAAAAAGGCGGCGAGGGCGGGGTTCGATTGGGAGCGGACGGAACAGGTGATGCAGAAGGTCGAGGATGAGCTCTCGGAACTGAAAGAGGCGATGGAGGAAGGGGATCCGGCCCACACGGAGCACGAGCTCGGCGATGTCCTGTTCTCCCTGGTGAATCTGGCCCGATTCCTCGGCCTGAACGCCGAGGTGGCGATGGTGTCCGTCAACGAACGGTTCGAGCGGCGCTTTCGGGAGATGGAAAAAATCGCCGCGGAAACGGGATGTTCGATCGAAAATGCCGACATGCCCACCCTTGATCGTCTCTGGGAGATGGCGAAGAAGTCGACCCCCTGA
- the rpsT gene encoding 30S ribosomal protein S20 encodes MARIKSGIKRHKQSLKARARNRHVRSTVKTAVKDVRSEISEGTGEKSAELLRKATSVLERAGSKGVLHKKTASRKVSRLAKAVHKATKK; translated from the coding sequence TTGGCAAGGATCAAGTCCGGCATCAAGCGGCACAAGCAGAGCCTGAAAGCCAGGGCCCGTAACCGGCACGTCCGCTCCACCGTCAAGACGGCCGTCAAGGACGTCCGGTCCGAAATCTCCGAGGGAACCGGCGAGAAGAGCGCCGAGTTGCTGCGGAAAGCCACGTCCGTCCTCGAGCGCGCCGGATCGAAAGGCGTGCTTCACAAGAAGACCGCGTCCCGCAAGGTCTCTCGCCTGGCGAAGGCCGTCCACAAGGCAACGAAGAAGTAA